Proteins from one Corallococcus exiguus genomic window:
- a CDS encoding RluA family pseudouridine synthase, protein MKRRTFRAEGAHVGRALVEAVAAELALPVADVRRLVDVGAVYVAGRRARDGAVKLQAAQVVTVVLEEAGQSPLEVPKPAVPLRVLFEDEDVIAVDKPAGLNAQPTEGRVGGSLVDLVSEYLGRQAGLVHRLDRETSGVTVFGKTAAATSALAEAFREGTARKRYLAATGPGLPAGGTVDLPLSKDPSRPGRWRATRAANGVPAWTDYRTLFAGEAFSLVELLPRTGRTHQLRAHLTALEHPILGDSRYGGEGSAGGLMAPRCLLHAHALELGHPRTGHPLRLAAPVPDDLRAFFESAGVRVPEGPIVAADAS, encoded by the coding sequence ATGAAGCGCCGGACGTTCCGGGCGGAAGGGGCGCACGTGGGGCGCGCCCTGGTGGAGGCGGTGGCGGCGGAGCTGGCGCTGCCGGTGGCGGACGTGCGGCGGCTGGTGGACGTGGGCGCCGTGTACGTGGCGGGGCGGCGTGCGCGGGACGGGGCCGTGAAGCTCCAGGCCGCGCAGGTGGTGACGGTGGTGCTGGAGGAGGCAGGACAGAGCCCGCTGGAGGTCCCGAAGCCCGCGGTCCCCCTGCGCGTGCTGTTCGAGGACGAGGACGTCATCGCGGTGGACAAGCCCGCGGGCCTGAACGCGCAGCCCACGGAAGGCCGCGTGGGCGGAAGCCTGGTGGACCTGGTGAGTGAGTACCTGGGTCGGCAGGCGGGGTTGGTGCACCGGTTGGACCGGGAGACCTCCGGGGTGACGGTGTTCGGCAAGACGGCCGCCGCCACCTCCGCGCTGGCCGAGGCGTTCCGGGAGGGCACCGCGCGCAAGCGGTACCTCGCGGCGACGGGTCCGGGACTTCCGGCGGGCGGTACGGTGGACCTGCCCCTGTCGAAGGACCCATCGCGGCCGGGGCGCTGGCGGGCGACCCGCGCGGCCAATGGCGTGCCCGCGTGGACGGACTACCGGACGCTGTTCGCGGGGGAGGCGTTCAGCCTGGTGGAGCTGCTGCCCCGGACGGGCCGCACGCACCAGCTCCGGGCGCACCTGACGGCGCTGGAGCACCCCATCCTGGGGGACTCGCGCTATGGCGGCGAGGGGAGCGCGGGGGGCCTGATGGCGCCGCGGTGCCTGCTGCACGCGCACGCGCTGGAGCTGGGGCATCCGCGCACGGGCCATCCGCTGCGGTTGGCGGCGCCGGTGCCGGACGACCTGCGGGCGTTCTTCGAGTCGGCGGGCGTGCGCGTTCCAGAGGGGCCCATCGTGGCCGCGGACGCGTCTTGA